The proteins below are encoded in one region of Bombus terrestris chromosome 7, iyBomTerr1.2, whole genome shotgun sequence:
- the LOC100647066 gene encoding sterol carrier protein 2, whose translation MSQRTKVYIIGVGMTKFEKPGKREDFDYPAMVKEAVTKALQDAKVSYDNVKAACVGYVYGDSACGQRALYQIGFTGCPIYNVNNNCATGSTALIMAKQIIDAGSSDCVLALGFEKMEKGSLMSKFADRTNPMDKHVELLVDIAGINESPITAQMFGNAGLEHMKKYGTTVEHFAKIACKNHLHSLNNPYSQFQERYTLEQIMKSPKVFGPLTKLQCCPTSDGAAAVVLANENFVRKHKLESQAVEIVAMEMVTDLASTFTEKSCIKLVGYDMTKAAAEKMFTQSPYKPSDVDVIELHDCFSTNELITYEALGLCPPGHGGKLVDLGDNTYGGKYVINPSGGLISKGHPLGATGLAQCAELCWQLRGEAGKRQVPNAKLALQHNIGLGGAVVVALYRMGFHQSHITKRNLSASDPDQFKANVLFKLLDIAMQEDEENLVEKVRGVFGFKVINGPGGAEGFWVVDTKVGKGKVEYNGKTKPDVIITISDVDIVDFISGELNPQKAFFQGKIKIQGNMGMAMKLIELQKRAGKKIELLRSKL comes from the exons ATGTCACAGAGAACAAAGGTTTATATTATTGGTGTCGGTATGACAAAATTTGAGAAACCAGGTAAACGGGAAGATTTCGATTATCCGGCCATGGTGAAGGAAGCAGTTACAAAAGCTTTGCAAGATGCAAAGGTTTCTTATGATAATGTGAAAGCAGCATGTGTTGGATATGTTTATGGTGATTCTGCTTGTGGTCAACGAGCGTTGTATCAAATAGGTTTTACCGGTTGTCctatatataatgtaaataataattgtgcCACTGGCTCAACCGCTTTAATAATGGCTAAACAGATTATTGACGCTGGCTCTAGTGATTGTGTGTTGGCTCTTGGTTTtgagaaaatggaaaaaggtTCTTTAATGTCTAAATTTGCGGATCGTACCAATCCGATGGACAAACATGTGGAACTCTTGGTTGATATTGCTG GTATAAACGAAAGCCCAATCACTGCCCAAATGTTTGGAAATGCTGGACTTGAACATATGAAGAAATATGGTACCACAGTTGAGCACTTTGCGAAAATTGCGTGTAAAAATCATTTACATTCTTTAAACAATCCATACTCACAGTTCCAAGAAAGATACACGTTGGAGCAGATAATGAAATCTCCAAAAGTATTTGGACCTCTTACCAAGCTTCAGTGTTGTCCAACATCCGATGGTGCAGCAGCTGTAGTTCTGGCTAATGAAAACTTTGTTCGTAAACATAAACTTGAATCTCAGGCAGTAGAAATTGTAGCAATGGAAATGGTCACAGATCTAGCTTCGACATTCACAGAGAAGAGTTGTATTAAACTTGTTGG CTATGATATGACAAAAGCTGCTGCTGAAAAGATGTTCACTCAGTCTCCTTACAAGCCATCAGATGTGGATGTTATAGAATTACATGATTGCTTTTCTACTAATGAACTTATTACATATGAAGCATTGGGTCTTTGTCCTCCAGGTCATGGTGGAAAGTTAGTTGATCTTGGAGACAATACATATGGaggaaaatatgtaataaatccTAGTGGTGGTTTGATCTCAAAGGGACATCCTTTGGGAGCAACAGGATTGGCACAATGCGCTGAACTTTGTTGGCAACTTCGAGGAGAAGCTGGCAAACGACAAGTGCCAAACGCAAAACTTGCTCTGCAACATAACATAGGTTTAGGTGGAGCAGTTGTGGTTGCTCTGTATCGTATGGGCTTCCATCAATCTCATATAACTAAGAGAAATTTAAGTGCATCTGATCCGGATCAGTTCAAGGCAAATGTGTTGTTTAAATTATTAGACATCGCAATGCAAGAGGATGAAGAAAATCTGGTCGAAAAAGTTCGCGGAGTGTTCGGATTTAAAGTAATCAACGGACCAGGAGGCGCGGAAGGCTTTTGGGTTGTGGATACTAAAGTAGGAAAAGGAAAAGTAGAATATAATGGAAAAACTAAACCCGATGTTATAATTACGATTAGCGATGTGGACATTGTCGATTTTATTTCCGGAGAATTGAATCCGCAAAAAGCATTTTTCCAAGGAAAAATTAAGATCCAAGGTAACATGGGAATGGCAATGAAACTAATCGAGTTACAAAAGCGTGCAGGCAAAAAGATTGAACTTCTTCGATCTAAACTATAA
- the LOC100646949 gene encoding uncharacterized protein LOC100646949 isoform X2 translates to MASSDFDVELFERRLHTLKDSQESIQGLSAWCLERRQHHKKIVATWLQVLKKVKVEHRLTLFYLANDVIQYSKRKNFEFVESWGTTLQRATTMVRDEKVKHRILRIFKIWDQRQVYDEEFLADLSGLISAAPKKKLEPQPTVPPEEFQAALLISTMRSCATLEQATDARLRDLRDSNIDIENAEELCASLKDRRRVEDAEKEVDLAVRNVENYVRALEAEIRERTQVLELLEQADQFYETQRGEVKIVTNAYRNFGSRVKNLKKKLDELLPTLVSPIPSPDINAPSPSPDSDIELPGEENQSQNQLGVMDVAPPSMYGSYSHEYDPVPVPAPEMGQGNDSGDFTNNFSSFMGGNVDFGNMRNIFNERSLTPTGISQQYNESLEAKPIEVINMRPSKNESNSADFNISSFLKTVLPSSDGSQDPGGIPGLGLDIPESRVESPQRSNYRHSPILGQHSVTPVISRVMGNQNTPIGVNNCPITHSTPLPVRNLSGESHTPSPYSSQNSQSNITVPFDGPTNNNTVNPLPPPPLPPPIFLDDENCYNKLPPKFPTWTPTSETMKEPAKWEEKGKNSMNPTWPGECDEKSKTWIDGDMDRWDPSNETTWTNAVRGKSEILSETPESPPMYEKAGFTDPVEYDDSQPQESLLSTAGDVDHRVIPIPITVENQLPYRLMKAGDVDHRNLISLTGSPANHNVNDNSMNALANSNNLWSTGDQDYRQHMQPGDIVESVDMEMSDDETDSKPKGRVLVDVRSQDRDMRVGNQSATSQHMDMDMRMIPLPAGQMPGSHGQIMQDVHMMHSGPLPPPPPPPQFHPGQPSFHQDQTDFRHNPAEFHPAQSNFHQNRPPPNFIQNQQDFPQEFHQIHQTQSEFSKQEFEYRENHALRPNQEFLGEPQMRGRYSQSTEHQHRDIGFHRNDRGGRGGRGFPRNRRDRYSDDHKPRNLQNSRKSRSQEQHQRSSPEILPNSRPLLVPAPDTVVILDEDGMPIGLSNENKAPTNAEHLPDAEQEENCQDRRLPHSTPNSRSLDQQSVYSSGSNLHEHESEPPIMEPDEQQAMNQVTVVPVITEPKDSQHNQYVPVSEYEEHIEPEAVISEKTCDSSESIENTGQEMNLPEQSQQQHIPDQVDDLGNSTPSNELKRPSTNGSFDENDVGCSKKRIVSNGPQTPTESDAGLNGPIPQVSAESHQGMYDFDGPVGPNFRPRLSGPVPFPPWRGGPPRGRGFRGGPRAPWMDRGPRGPVIGNFMPRGLKRGGQFRGNGFRGRGRGNNW, encoded by the exons ATGGCGTCAAGTGATTTTGATGTGGAGCTCTTCGAACGAAGGCTTCACACATTGAAAGATTCACAGGAGTCAATACAAGGTCTTTCTGCTTGGTGTTTGGAGAGGAGACAGCACCATAAGAAGATTGTTGCTACCTGGTTGCAAGTTCTTAAGAAGG TAAAAGTTGAGCACCGCCTTACACTTTTTTATCTGGCAAATGATGTTATACAATACTCCAAGAgaaaaaattttgaatttgtGGAATCCTGGGGCACAACTCTACAACGAGCAACGACCATGGTTAGAGATGAGAAAGTGAAACATCGTATATTAAGGATTTTTAAAATTTGGGATCAGAGACAAGTGTATGATGAAGAATTCTTGGCAGACCTATCTGGATTAATTTCAGCAGCTCCAAAAAAGAAATTAGAACCCCAGCCAACAGTACCTCCAGAAGAATTTCAAGCTGCTTTACTCATTTCTACTATGAGATCATGTGCTACACTAGAACAAGCAACTGATGCTCGATTAAGAGATTTACGTGACAGCAATATAGATATAGAGAATGCAGAAGAATTATGTGCTTCTTTGAAAGATAGGAGAAGGGTTGAAGATGCAGAGAAGGAAGTGGATTTGGCAGTTAGAAATGTTGAAAATTATGTACGTGCATTGGAGGCAGAAATTAGAGAAAGAACTCAAGTACTTGAGCTGTTGGAACAGGCTGATCAATTTTATGAAACTCAAAGAGGTGAAGTGAAAATAGTTACTAAT GCATACAGAAATTTTGGTAGTCGtgtaaaaaatttgaagaaaaaattgGATGAGCTTTTACCAACATTAGTTTCACCAATTCCATCACCAGACATAAATGCTCCATCTCCAAGTCCTGATAGTGATATAGAACTTCCAGGAGAAGAAAATCAATCTCAAAATCAGTTAGGAGTTATGGATGTAGCACCACCATCTATGTATGGTTCATATTCTCATGAGTATGATCCAGTACCTGTACCAGCTCCAGAAATGGGCCAAGGCAATGATTCTGGTGATTTTactaataatttttcatcttttatgGGAGGAAATGTGGATTTTGGTAATATG CGAAACATATTTAATGAAAGATCGTTAACTCCTACTGGAATCTCACAGCAGTATAATGAATCATTGGAg GCTAAACCAATAGAAGTAATCAACATGAGGCCCTCCAAAAATGAAAGTAATAGTGCAGATTTTAATATCTCTAGTTTTTTAAAGACTGTTCTTCCTTCCTCTGATGGATCTCAAGATCCTGGTGGTATTCCTGGTCTTGGTTTAGATATTCCAGAATCGCGAGTAGAATCTCCACAGCGTTCAAATTATAGGCACTCACCTATACTAGGGCAGCATTCAGTAACCCCTGTGATCTCAAGAGTTATGGGAAATCAAAATACACCTATTGGTGTGAATAATTGCCCTATAACCCACAGTACTCCATTACCTGTTCGAAACTTATCCGGCGAGTCGCATACTCCTTCACCATATTCCAGTCAAAACAGCCAGAGTAACATTACTGTACCTTTCGATGGCccaactaataataatactgtTAATCCTTTACCACCTCCACCATTACCTCCACCAATTTTTCTCGACGATGAAAACTGTTATAATAAGTTACCACCTAAGTTTCCAACGTGGACACCTACGAGTGAAACTATGAAGGAACCAGCCAAATGGGAGGAAAAGG GAAAAAATAGCATGAACCCAACTTGGCCTGGTGAATGCGACGAAAAATCGAAAACCTGGATAGATGGTGATATGGATAGATGGGATCCTAGTAACGAAACTACGTGGACTAATGCTGTTAGAGGGAAAAGTGAAATTTTATCTGAAACACCAGAGTCACCACCCATGTATGAGAAAGCTGGATTTACAGATCCAGTTGAATATGATGACTCTCAACCACAAGAATCTCTTTTAAGTACTGCTGGAGATGTAGATCATAG agTAATACCTATCCCGATAACGGTAGAGAATCAATTACCATATCGTTTGATGAAAGCAGGGGATGTTGATCATcgaaacttgattagtttaacAGGAAGTCCGGCGAATCATAATGTCAACGACAATTCTATGAATGCGTTAGCTAACAGTAACAACTTGTGGTCCACAGGCGATCAAGATTACCG GCAACACATGCAACCAGGCGATATTGTGGAAAGCGTCGACATGGAAATGTCGGACGACGAGACTGACAGTAAGCCAAAGGGAAGGGTTTTAGTTGACGTTCGATCACAAGACAGGGATATGAGAGTCGGTAATCAATCAGCGACTTCACAGCACATGGATATGGACATGCGAATGATTCCGCTTCCCGCGGGTCAAATGCCAGGATCTCATGGACAAATAATGCAAGACGTGCACATGATGCATTCAGGGCCTCTTCCACCCCCACCTCCGCCACCGCAGTTTCATCCAGGCCAACCATCATTTCATCAAGATCAAACAGACTTTCGACACAATCCCGCAGAATTTCATCCAGCTCAATCAAATTTTCATCAAAACAGGCCACCGCCAAATTTCATCCAAAACCAGCAGGATTTTCCACAAGAATTCCATCAAATTCACCAAACTCAGTCAGAATTTTCAAAGCAAGAGTTTGAATATCGTGAAAATCACGCATTACGACCTAATCAGGAGTTCCTTGGTGAGCCACAAATGCGTGGCAGGTATTCCCAATCAACGGAGCATCAGCATAGAGATATCGGTTTTCATCGGAACGACCGAGGAGGTCGAGGTGGTCGTGGTTTTCCAAGGAACCGACGAGACAGATACTCGGATGATCACAAACCAAGGAACCTTCAAAACAGTCGCAAATCCCGATCGCAAGAGCAACATCAAAGATCGTCCCCAGAAATCCTACCAAACAGTCGCCCTTTACTGGTACCAGCACCAGATACTGTTGTCATTCTTGACGAAGATGGTATGCCCATAGGACTGTCCAACGAAAACAAAGCGCCAACGAATGCAGAACATCTTCCAGACGCCGAACAAGAAGAAAACTGTCAAGATCGTAGATTACCACACAGCACACCAAACTCACGGAGCCTTGACCAGCAATCTGTATACTCAAGTGGTTCGAATCTTCACGAACACGAGTCCGAACCTCCAATTATGGAGCCGGACGAACAACAAGCAATGAACCAAGTAACTGTTGTACCCGTGATAACGGAGCCTAAAGACTCGCAGCACAATCAATATGTTCCTGTCTCAGAATATGAAGAACACATCGAACCAGAAGCTGTAATCTCAGAGAAGACCTGTGACAGTAGCGAATCTATTGAAAATACGGGTCAAGAAATGAATCTGCCCGAGCAGTCGCAACAGCAACATATACCAGATCAAGTGGACGATCTTGGAAATTCAACACCAAGCAACGAATTGAAAAGACCATCGACGAATGGTAGCTTCGACGAGAATGATGTTGGATGTAGTAAAAAGAGGATCGTGTCGAACGGGCCGCAGACACCGACAGAGTCTGACGCCGGTTTGAACGGGCCGATACCACAGGTCTCGGCGGAGTCACATCAAGGGATGTACGACTTCGACGGTCCCGTTGGGCCCAACTTCCGACCGCGTCTCAGTGGTCCGGTTCCATTTCCTCCTTGGAGGGGTGGTCCACCTCGGGGTAGGGGTTTCAGGGGTGGTCCAAGAGCTCCTTGGATGGACAGGGGACCTCGTGGACCTGTGATCGGTAACTTTATGCCGAGGGGACTGAAACGCGGTGGACAATTTAGGGGTAACGGCTTCAGAGGTCGGGGACGTGGTAACAATTGGTAG
- the LOC100646949 gene encoding uncharacterized protein LOC100646949 isoform X1, translating into MASSDFDVELFERRLHTLKDSQESIQGLSAWCLERRQHHKKIVATWLQVLKKVKVEHRLTLFYLANDVIQYSKRKNFEFVESWGTTLQRATTMVRDEKVKHRILRIFKIWDQRQVYDEEFLADLSGLISAAPKKKLEPQPTVPPEEFQAALLISTMRSCATLEQATDARLRDLRDSNIDIENAEELCASLKDRRRVEDAEKEVDLAVRNVENYVRALEAEIRERTQVLELLEQADQFYETQRGEVKIVTNAYRNFGSRVKNLKKKLDELLPTLVSPIPSPDINAPSPSPDSDIELPGEENQSQNQLGVMDVAPPSMYGSYSHEYDPVPVPAPEMGQGNDSGDFTNNFSSFMGGNVDFGNMRNIFNERSLTPTGISQQYNESLEAKPIEVINMRPSKNESNSADFNISSFLKTVLPSSDGSQDPGGIPGLGLDIPESRVESPQRSNYRHSPILGQHSVTPVISRVMGNQNTPIGVNNCPITHSTPLPVRNLSGESHTPSPYSSQNSQSNITVPFDGPTNNNTVNPLPPPPLPPPIFLDDENCYNKLPPKFPTWTPTSETMKEPAKWEEKGSVIFPGKNSMNPTWPGECDEKSKTWIDGDMDRWDPSNETTWTNAVRGKSEILSETPESPPMYEKAGFTDPVEYDDSQPQESLLSTAGDVDHRVIPIPITVENQLPYRLMKAGDVDHRNLISLTGSPANHNVNDNSMNALANSNNLWSTGDQDYRQHMQPGDIVESVDMEMSDDETDSKPKGRVLVDVRSQDRDMRVGNQSATSQHMDMDMRMIPLPAGQMPGSHGQIMQDVHMMHSGPLPPPPPPPQFHPGQPSFHQDQTDFRHNPAEFHPAQSNFHQNRPPPNFIQNQQDFPQEFHQIHQTQSEFSKQEFEYRENHALRPNQEFLGEPQMRGRYSQSTEHQHRDIGFHRNDRGGRGGRGFPRNRRDRYSDDHKPRNLQNSRKSRSQEQHQRSSPEILPNSRPLLVPAPDTVVILDEDGMPIGLSNENKAPTNAEHLPDAEQEENCQDRRLPHSTPNSRSLDQQSVYSSGSNLHEHESEPPIMEPDEQQAMNQVTVVPVITEPKDSQHNQYVPVSEYEEHIEPEAVISEKTCDSSESIENTGQEMNLPEQSQQQHIPDQVDDLGNSTPSNELKRPSTNGSFDENDVGCSKKRIVSNGPQTPTESDAGLNGPIPQVSAESHQGMYDFDGPVGPNFRPRLSGPVPFPPWRGGPPRGRGFRGGPRAPWMDRGPRGPVIGNFMPRGLKRGGQFRGNGFRGRGRGNNW; encoded by the exons ATGGCGTCAAGTGATTTTGATGTGGAGCTCTTCGAACGAAGGCTTCACACATTGAAAGATTCACAGGAGTCAATACAAGGTCTTTCTGCTTGGTGTTTGGAGAGGAGACAGCACCATAAGAAGATTGTTGCTACCTGGTTGCAAGTTCTTAAGAAGG TAAAAGTTGAGCACCGCCTTACACTTTTTTATCTGGCAAATGATGTTATACAATACTCCAAGAgaaaaaattttgaatttgtGGAATCCTGGGGCACAACTCTACAACGAGCAACGACCATGGTTAGAGATGAGAAAGTGAAACATCGTATATTAAGGATTTTTAAAATTTGGGATCAGAGACAAGTGTATGATGAAGAATTCTTGGCAGACCTATCTGGATTAATTTCAGCAGCTCCAAAAAAGAAATTAGAACCCCAGCCAACAGTACCTCCAGAAGAATTTCAAGCTGCTTTACTCATTTCTACTATGAGATCATGTGCTACACTAGAACAAGCAACTGATGCTCGATTAAGAGATTTACGTGACAGCAATATAGATATAGAGAATGCAGAAGAATTATGTGCTTCTTTGAAAGATAGGAGAAGGGTTGAAGATGCAGAGAAGGAAGTGGATTTGGCAGTTAGAAATGTTGAAAATTATGTACGTGCATTGGAGGCAGAAATTAGAGAAAGAACTCAAGTACTTGAGCTGTTGGAACAGGCTGATCAATTTTATGAAACTCAAAGAGGTGAAGTGAAAATAGTTACTAAT GCATACAGAAATTTTGGTAGTCGtgtaaaaaatttgaagaaaaaattgGATGAGCTTTTACCAACATTAGTTTCACCAATTCCATCACCAGACATAAATGCTCCATCTCCAAGTCCTGATAGTGATATAGAACTTCCAGGAGAAGAAAATCAATCTCAAAATCAGTTAGGAGTTATGGATGTAGCACCACCATCTATGTATGGTTCATATTCTCATGAGTATGATCCAGTACCTGTACCAGCTCCAGAAATGGGCCAAGGCAATGATTCTGGTGATTTTactaataatttttcatcttttatgGGAGGAAATGTGGATTTTGGTAATATG CGAAACATATTTAATGAAAGATCGTTAACTCCTACTGGAATCTCACAGCAGTATAATGAATCATTGGAg GCTAAACCAATAGAAGTAATCAACATGAGGCCCTCCAAAAATGAAAGTAATAGTGCAGATTTTAATATCTCTAGTTTTTTAAAGACTGTTCTTCCTTCCTCTGATGGATCTCAAGATCCTGGTGGTATTCCTGGTCTTGGTTTAGATATTCCAGAATCGCGAGTAGAATCTCCACAGCGTTCAAATTATAGGCACTCACCTATACTAGGGCAGCATTCAGTAACCCCTGTGATCTCAAGAGTTATGGGAAATCAAAATACACCTATTGGTGTGAATAATTGCCCTATAACCCACAGTACTCCATTACCTGTTCGAAACTTATCCGGCGAGTCGCATACTCCTTCACCATATTCCAGTCAAAACAGCCAGAGTAACATTACTGTACCTTTCGATGGCccaactaataataatactgtTAATCCTTTACCACCTCCACCATTACCTCCACCAATTTTTCTCGACGATGAAAACTGTTATAATAAGTTACCACCTAAGTTTCCAACGTGGACACCTACGAGTGAAACTATGAAGGAACCAGCCAAATGGGAGGAAAAGG GTTCCGTAATATTTCCAGGAAAAAATAGCATGAACCCAACTTGGCCTGGTGAATGCGACGAAAAATCGAAAACCTGGATAGATGGTGATATGGATAGATGGGATCCTAGTAACGAAACTACGTGGACTAATGCTGTTAGAGGGAAAAGTGAAATTTTATCTGAAACACCAGAGTCACCACCCATGTATGAGAAAGCTGGATTTACAGATCCAGTTGAATATGATGACTCTCAACCACAAGAATCTCTTTTAAGTACTGCTGGAGATGTAGATCATAG agTAATACCTATCCCGATAACGGTAGAGAATCAATTACCATATCGTTTGATGAAAGCAGGGGATGTTGATCATcgaaacttgattagtttaacAGGAAGTCCGGCGAATCATAATGTCAACGACAATTCTATGAATGCGTTAGCTAACAGTAACAACTTGTGGTCCACAGGCGATCAAGATTACCG GCAACACATGCAACCAGGCGATATTGTGGAAAGCGTCGACATGGAAATGTCGGACGACGAGACTGACAGTAAGCCAAAGGGAAGGGTTTTAGTTGACGTTCGATCACAAGACAGGGATATGAGAGTCGGTAATCAATCAGCGACTTCACAGCACATGGATATGGACATGCGAATGATTCCGCTTCCCGCGGGTCAAATGCCAGGATCTCATGGACAAATAATGCAAGACGTGCACATGATGCATTCAGGGCCTCTTCCACCCCCACCTCCGCCACCGCAGTTTCATCCAGGCCAACCATCATTTCATCAAGATCAAACAGACTTTCGACACAATCCCGCAGAATTTCATCCAGCTCAATCAAATTTTCATCAAAACAGGCCACCGCCAAATTTCATCCAAAACCAGCAGGATTTTCCACAAGAATTCCATCAAATTCACCAAACTCAGTCAGAATTTTCAAAGCAAGAGTTTGAATATCGTGAAAATCACGCATTACGACCTAATCAGGAGTTCCTTGGTGAGCCACAAATGCGTGGCAGGTATTCCCAATCAACGGAGCATCAGCATAGAGATATCGGTTTTCATCGGAACGACCGAGGAGGTCGAGGTGGTCGTGGTTTTCCAAGGAACCGACGAGACAGATACTCGGATGATCACAAACCAAGGAACCTTCAAAACAGTCGCAAATCCCGATCGCAAGAGCAACATCAAAGATCGTCCCCAGAAATCCTACCAAACAGTCGCCCTTTACTGGTACCAGCACCAGATACTGTTGTCATTCTTGACGAAGATGGTATGCCCATAGGACTGTCCAACGAAAACAAAGCGCCAACGAATGCAGAACATCTTCCAGACGCCGAACAAGAAGAAAACTGTCAAGATCGTAGATTACCACACAGCACACCAAACTCACGGAGCCTTGACCAGCAATCTGTATACTCAAGTGGTTCGAATCTTCACGAACACGAGTCCGAACCTCCAATTATGGAGCCGGACGAACAACAAGCAATGAACCAAGTAACTGTTGTACCCGTGATAACGGAGCCTAAAGACTCGCAGCACAATCAATATGTTCCTGTCTCAGAATATGAAGAACACATCGAACCAGAAGCTGTAATCTCAGAGAAGACCTGTGACAGTAGCGAATCTATTGAAAATACGGGTCAAGAAATGAATCTGCCCGAGCAGTCGCAACAGCAACATATACCAGATCAAGTGGACGATCTTGGAAATTCAACACCAAGCAACGAATTGAAAAGACCATCGACGAATGGTAGCTTCGACGAGAATGATGTTGGATGTAGTAAAAAGAGGATCGTGTCGAACGGGCCGCAGACACCGACAGAGTCTGACGCCGGTTTGAACGGGCCGATACCACAGGTCTCGGCGGAGTCACATCAAGGGATGTACGACTTCGACGGTCCCGTTGGGCCCAACTTCCGACCGCGTCTCAGTGGTCCGGTTCCATTTCCTCCTTGGAGGGGTGGTCCACCTCGGGGTAGGGGTTTCAGGGGTGGTCCAAGAGCTCCTTGGATGGACAGGGGACCTCGTGGACCTGTGATCGGTAACTTTATGCCGAGGGGACTGAAACGCGGTGGACAATTTAGGGGTAACGGCTTCAGAGGTCGGGGACGTGGTAACAATTGGTAG